A genome region from Triticum aestivum cultivar Chinese Spring chromosome 2B, IWGSC CS RefSeq v2.1, whole genome shotgun sequence includes the following:
- the LOC123045166 gene encoding transcription factor EMB1444 isoform X1 produces the protein MGFNTESLRGLCSDGLWKYAVFWSIKSEKHGILTWEDGYVDKMTKNTRDHHGDPADSDNQIMTPTWSNDGQYQSYPFCPIEAALLRMSSHSYSLGEEIIGKVAIMGQYCWISSSDLPSTLVYKYHEDWQFQFAAGIKTVLLVPVIPYGVLHLGSLCMPQVLESSALATHMKDLFYKIYNPSIPHNPSATGFCYSNSLKKPTADISVDPADVLADDLFDVINNSAQLFTIEHLSLPHPFTPSEFPMLEDVITGAYDIGLTTCSDETFDANESDLWTNVHEAPSELTHCKTLVDPEMTNLSFMDKLINSNSKLSCTSVINIQDADYNNIDDFILAYMAQEYQEHTCGSTVVLNDDVVTSNSSIHSKMHKDLEAIPREDLESFMWHGRLKQQESTSHSLLQANGNKAYSYSHLEANDYAEFLVDAITNQVGNIPNSCSYHSTDSSTSSETQIQREDHPLRLDSSTSCGTQIQREDHALRLEESAIPDPFGGREFSPASVKEGFMTSKMTVSLPKGINRTMTEECVGHTIQDMHMEISVEIKHEGGKKELHRPRPRDRQLIQDRMKELRELIPNASKCSIDALLDKTITQMLFLQSVSEKAEKLQNKTRNEKFGNEAKKKLENCPLRVEELEEPGHLLIEILCKEYDVFFDAAHLFKGLEVSILKGELEHRSGQLWARFVVEASKCSNQMQILCPLMHLLQRR, from the exons ATGGGGTTCAACACAGAATCGCTGCGAGGCTTGTGTTCTGATGGTCTATGGAAGTATGCAGTATTTTGGTCAATCAAAAGCGAGAAGCACGG CATCTTGACTTGGGAGGATGGCTACGTCGACAAGATGACCAAAAACACGAGAGATCATCACGGGGACCCAGCTGATAGTGACAACCAGATAATGACACCTACTTGGTCTAACGATGGCCAATATCAAAGCTATCCATTTTGCCCCATCGAGGCAGCATTACTGCGCATGTCTAGTCATTCGTATTCTCTTGGAGAAGA AATTATTGGTAAAGTGGCCATTATGGGACAATATTGCTGGATTTCTTCCAGTGATCTTCCTTCAACTTTGGTGTACAAG TATCACGAAGACTGGCAATTTCAGTTTGCAGCAGGAATCAAA ACAGTTCTACTTGTACCAGTGATTCCTTATGGGGTTCTTCACCTGGGATCTTTATGTATG CCTCAGGTTTTGGAAAGTTCAGCACTGGCGACACACATGAAGGACCTGTTCTATAAGATTTACAACCCCTCAATTCCTCATAATCCTTCAGCCACAGGGTTCTGCTACTCAAATTCTTTGAAAAAACCTACTGCAGATATATCGGTGGATCCCGCAGATGTTCTGGCCGATGACTTATTTGATGTGATCAACAATTCTGCTCAGCTATTTACCATTGAACACCTTAGTCTACCACATCCCTTCACTCCGTCCGAGTTTCCAATGTTAGAAGATGTCATTACAGGAGCGTACGATATTGGTCTAACAACTTGCTCAGATGAAACCTTCGATGCCAATGAGAGTGATCTGTGGACCAATGTTCATGAAGCACCATCTGAACTCACTCACTGCAAGACACTGGTTGACCCGGAGATGACAAACCTCTCATTTATGGATAAGTTGATCAATTCCAACAGCAAACTGAGTTGCACATCAGTAATTAACATACAAGATGCAGATTATAATAATATTGATGATTTTATCCTGGCATATATGGCACAAGAATATCAGGAGCACACATGTGGCAGCACTGTAGTTTTAAATGATGATGTTGTAACTTCAAACTCTTCAATTCACTCAAAGATGCACAAAGATCTTGAGGCAATTCCCAGGGAAGATCTTGAGAGCTTCATGTGGCATGGTAGATTGAAACAACAAGAGTCTACAAGCCACTCTCTCCTTCAAGCGAATGGAAATAAAGCATATTCTTACTCACACCTCGAGGCCAATGATTATGCTGAATTCTTAGTGGATGCTATAACCAACCAGGTTGGCAATATCCCAAACAGTTGCTCGTATCACTCGACTGATTCTTCGACTTCAAGCGAAACACAAATACAGAGAGAAGATCATCCACTGAGGTTGGATTCTTCGACTTCATGCGGAACACAAATACAGAGAGAAGATCATGCACTGAGGTTGGAGGAATCGGCAATCCCAGATCCCTTTGGTGGTCGAGAATTTTCACCTGCCTCAGTCAAAGAAGGCTTCATGACTTCCAAAATGACTGTTTCGCTCCCGAAGGGAATCAACAGGACCATGACTGAAGAATGCGTGGGTCATACAATTCAAGACATGCACATGGAAATTTCAGTTGAAATAAAGCATGAAGGCGGAAAAAAAGAACTGCACAGACCAAGACCGAGAGACAGACAACTGATTCAAGACAGGATGAAGGAGTTGAGGGAGCTCATTCCAAATGCATCAAAG TGCAGCATTGATGCTCTCCTGGACAAAACAATAACACAAATGTTGTTCCTCCAAAGTGTATCCGAGAAAGCTGAGAAG CTTCAGAACAAAACAAGAAATGAGAAGTTCGGTAACGAGGCCAAGAAGAAACTGGAAAACTGCCCGCTGAGAGTGGAAGAGCTCGAGGAACCTGGTCATCTTCTCATTGAG ATATTATGCAAGGAGTATGACGTCTTTTTCGATGCTGCGCATCTGTTCAAGGGCCTTGAGGTCAGCATACTGAAGGGGGAGCTGGAGCATCGTTCTGGCCAGCTCTGGGCTCGCTTTGTAGTCGAG GCTTCCAAATGTTCAAACCAGATGCAGATCCTTTGCCCACTGATGCACCTGTTGCAGAGGAGATGA
- the LOC123045166 gene encoding transcription factor EMB1444 isoform X2, which translates to MGFNTESLRGLCSDGLWKYAVFWSIKSEKHGILTWEDGYVDKMTKNTRDHHGDPADSDNQIMTPTWSNDGQYQSYPFCPIEAALLRMSSHSYSLGEEIIGKVAIMGQYCWISSSDLPSTLVYKYHEDWQFQFAAGIKTVLLVPVIPYGVLHLGSLCMVLESSALATHMKDLFYKIYNPSIPHNPSATGFCYSNSLKKPTADISVDPADVLADDLFDVINNSAQLFTIEHLSLPHPFTPSEFPMLEDVITGAYDIGLTTCSDETFDANESDLWTNVHEAPSELTHCKTLVDPEMTNLSFMDKLINSNSKLSCTSVINIQDADYNNIDDFILAYMAQEYQEHTCGSTVVLNDDVVTSNSSIHSKMHKDLEAIPREDLESFMWHGRLKQQESTSHSLLQANGNKAYSYSHLEANDYAEFLVDAITNQVGNIPNSCSYHSTDSSTSSETQIQREDHPLRLDSSTSCGTQIQREDHALRLEESAIPDPFGGREFSPASVKEGFMTSKMTVSLPKGINRTMTEECVGHTIQDMHMEISVEIKHEGGKKELHRPRPRDRQLIQDRMKELRELIPNASKCSIDALLDKTITQMLFLQSVSEKAEKLQNKTRNEKFGNEAKKKLENCPLRVEELEEPGHLLIEILCKEYDVFFDAAHLFKGLEVSILKGELEHRSGQLWARFVVEASKCSNQMQILCPLMHLLQRR; encoded by the exons ATGGGGTTCAACACAGAATCGCTGCGAGGCTTGTGTTCTGATGGTCTATGGAAGTATGCAGTATTTTGGTCAATCAAAAGCGAGAAGCACGG CATCTTGACTTGGGAGGATGGCTACGTCGACAAGATGACCAAAAACACGAGAGATCATCACGGGGACCCAGCTGATAGTGACAACCAGATAATGACACCTACTTGGTCTAACGATGGCCAATATCAAAGCTATCCATTTTGCCCCATCGAGGCAGCATTACTGCGCATGTCTAGTCATTCGTATTCTCTTGGAGAAGA AATTATTGGTAAAGTGGCCATTATGGGACAATATTGCTGGATTTCTTCCAGTGATCTTCCTTCAACTTTGGTGTACAAG TATCACGAAGACTGGCAATTTCAGTTTGCAGCAGGAATCAAA ACAGTTCTACTTGTACCAGTGATTCCTTATGGGGTTCTTCACCTGGGATCTTTATGTATG GTTTTGGAAAGTTCAGCACTGGCGACACACATGAAGGACCTGTTCTATAAGATTTACAACCCCTCAATTCCTCATAATCCTTCAGCCACAGGGTTCTGCTACTCAAATTCTTTGAAAAAACCTACTGCAGATATATCGGTGGATCCCGCAGATGTTCTGGCCGATGACTTATTTGATGTGATCAACAATTCTGCTCAGCTATTTACCATTGAACACCTTAGTCTACCACATCCCTTCACTCCGTCCGAGTTTCCAATGTTAGAAGATGTCATTACAGGAGCGTACGATATTGGTCTAACAACTTGCTCAGATGAAACCTTCGATGCCAATGAGAGTGATCTGTGGACCAATGTTCATGAAGCACCATCTGAACTCACTCACTGCAAGACACTGGTTGACCCGGAGATGACAAACCTCTCATTTATGGATAAGTTGATCAATTCCAACAGCAAACTGAGTTGCACATCAGTAATTAACATACAAGATGCAGATTATAATAATATTGATGATTTTATCCTGGCATATATGGCACAAGAATATCAGGAGCACACATGTGGCAGCACTGTAGTTTTAAATGATGATGTTGTAACTTCAAACTCTTCAATTCACTCAAAGATGCACAAAGATCTTGAGGCAATTCCCAGGGAAGATCTTGAGAGCTTCATGTGGCATGGTAGATTGAAACAACAAGAGTCTACAAGCCACTCTCTCCTTCAAGCGAATGGAAATAAAGCATATTCTTACTCACACCTCGAGGCCAATGATTATGCTGAATTCTTAGTGGATGCTATAACCAACCAGGTTGGCAATATCCCAAACAGTTGCTCGTATCACTCGACTGATTCTTCGACTTCAAGCGAAACACAAATACAGAGAGAAGATCATCCACTGAGGTTGGATTCTTCGACTTCATGCGGAACACAAATACAGAGAGAAGATCATGCACTGAGGTTGGAGGAATCGGCAATCCCAGATCCCTTTGGTGGTCGAGAATTTTCACCTGCCTCAGTCAAAGAAGGCTTCATGACTTCCAAAATGACTGTTTCGCTCCCGAAGGGAATCAACAGGACCATGACTGAAGAATGCGTGGGTCATACAATTCAAGACATGCACATGGAAATTTCAGTTGAAATAAAGCATGAAGGCGGAAAAAAAGAACTGCACAGACCAAGACCGAGAGACAGACAACTGATTCAAGACAGGATGAAGGAGTTGAGGGAGCTCATTCCAAATGCATCAAAG TGCAGCATTGATGCTCTCCTGGACAAAACAATAACACAAATGTTGTTCCTCCAAAGTGTATCCGAGAAAGCTGAGAAG CTTCAGAACAAAACAAGAAATGAGAAGTTCGGTAACGAGGCCAAGAAGAAACTGGAAAACTGCCCGCTGAGAGTGGAAGAGCTCGAGGAACCTGGTCATCTTCTCATTGAG ATATTATGCAAGGAGTATGACGTCTTTTTCGATGCTGCGCATCTGTTCAAGGGCCTTGAGGTCAGCATACTGAAGGGGGAGCTGGAGCATCGTTCTGGCCAGCTCTGGGCTCGCTTTGTAGTCGAG GCTTCCAAATGTTCAAACCAGATGCAGATCCTTTGCCCACTGATGCACCTGTTGCAGAGGAGATGA